From the Deltaproteobacteria bacterium genome, one window contains:
- a CDS encoding antibiotic biosynthesis monooxygenase, protein RVVERWESLDAIKAHLVSPHMAEFNLAVAALQPKGLDIKAYEVAREVALG, encoded by the coding sequence TCCGCGTTGTCGAGCGCTGGGAGTCCCTCGATGCGATCAAGGCGCACCTCGTGAGCCCGCACATGGCGGAGTTCAACCTGGCGGTCGCTGCGCTCCAGCCGAAGGGTCTCGACATCAAGGCCTACGAGGTCGCCAGGGAAGTCGCGCTCGGCTGA